The DNA region CGCACCCCGTCGAAAACATCTCCCGGAAGCTCCTGAAACGACATTAAATACCGCTCGCCGAGAATCAGGCTGACCTGCTCGGCGCGGATGTGCCGGGCGGCCGGGTCGTAACGAAGCATTTTGAGGACCACGAAGAGGTAGTGATCAAATTCTTCGGTCTTTGCCCGCTGGCCGGTGTTGACGATGTCCTCCAGGGTCAGGGGGTGGATGGCCAAAGCGTTGCCGATCCTTTGGATCAGGTCGAGGTCCTGCAGCCCGTCGATGTTGAGCCATGAAACCGTGGGGTGGTTCTTGAAGGGCAGGACCGATTGGATTTCACGCACTTCCTTTTCCCGCAGGTCGCTTTCCTCGTAGACAATAAGGTAGATGCGGCTTTCCGCTTGGCCTTTTTCACCGATATGCACCAGGGTTCCCGGTGGCAGACCGGCTTTTTTGGATGCTTTTTTGATGGCTCTCGTCATTTATAATCCTTGGGTGTCACCGGGCCAGGAGAGCGTCGTCAGCCGTCCAGGTCATTTTTCCAAAGCTGTTGCAAAACGCGGGTGAATTTGTATAATTTAAAATTATGAAATTTTTCCGTCAAGGCAAATAAGCCCTATTCTGCCCCTCGGCAAAGAAAATCCCTACCCGATGCAAATGCACCATCAAACGGGACAACGAGGGAGCCCCGACATCGTCAAAGATGGCGCCCGCCAAAGAGCCATGAAAAAAAATATCGGCTTCATCGGCACCCGTTTTGCCGGAACCGACGGCGTTTCACTGGAGGCCAGCAAGTGGGCCGAGGTTCTGAACAGCCACAACGGGCACCACTGCTTCTGGTTCGCGGGCGAACTCGACAAGCCGGCAGAGCAAAGCCTGCTCGTCGCCGAGGCCCATTTCCACTATCCCCAAAACCGCTGGATCAATGAGCGGGTCTTCGGCCACAATGTGCGCAAGGCATCGGTAACCGAAACCATCCACGCCGTAAAATCGCTTTTGAAAGTCCAGATCAACGAATTCATCGAACGCTTCCAAATCGACACCCTGATCGCCCAGAACGCCCTGACGATTCCCATGCACGTGCCGCTGGGGGTCGCCCTGACCGAAATCATCGCCGAAACCCAGATACCCACCATCGCCCACCACCACGACTTTTACTGGGAGCGTAACCGTTTTCTGATCAATGCGGTGGGGGATTATCTGCGCATGGCCTTTCCCCCCAACCTGCCCAACATGGCCCACGTGGTGATCAACTCCTCGGCCCAGGAGGAACTGGCCCTGCGCACCGGCATCTCATCCTCGGTGATTCCCAATGTTTTCGATTTCGAAAACCCGCCGGTAACAGCCGACGAGGACACCGTCGAGTTCAAAAAATCCATCGGGCTGGCCCCCGAAGACATGATCATCCTGCAGCCGACGCGCATCGTGCAGCGCAAGGGAATCGAGCATGCCATCGCCCTGGTGGAGGAACTCAACGACCCCCGGTGCAAACTGATCATTTCCCATGAGGCCGGTGACGAGGGGATGGAGTATTTCGAGTGGCTCAAAGGCAACGCCCAGGAGCGCAATGTCGACCTGCGCCTGCTGAAGACCAGCGCCCTGGACGCGTCAACCCCCGAACGGGACCGCGCGGCCGCCCCCCACTCCCTCTGGGATGTCTACCCCCACGCCGATTTCATCACCTACCCGAGCCTTTACGAAGGCTTCGGCAACGCCTTTCTGGAGGCGGTCTATTTCCGCAAGCCGCTGTTGATCAACCGCTACACGATTTTTATCAAGGACATCGAACCCCGGGGCTTCGACCTGGTGGTCATGGATGGCTACCTGACGCGCAGGAATGTGCAGCAGGTTCGCGAAATATTGGCCTCGCCGGCGCGCCGCCAGCAAATGGTGGATCACAATTACGCCATTGCGGCGCGCTATTTTTCCTATGCCGTATTGCGCAAACAATTGAACTACCTGCTGATGAACTTCTTCGGCGTGGAAAACTGAACCGCTGCGCCCATTCAACCCGGTCACGGGCGGCCGCAAGCCGCGCCTCTGCAGACTCACATTACCGGCCCGTTCTCCGTCGGGGGGATGGGAGGGAGAGGGTGCCAGTCAATTGCGAAACCAACCCCATATTCTGACCCCAGCGGTCTTGGGCAGATTTGCGGTTCTCATCAGCCTGCTGATCCTGGCCGCCTGCGGGGTGGCCCACTCCCAGGACGCCCAATCGGAAAGACCCGATTTCTCGTCCCTCGAAAAAACCGCTCAGGCCGCGCTCCAGGCCGAAAAGAATGCCCTCGCCAAACTCGAAAAAAGCTACCCGGACCAGCAAAAAGAGATTCAGGACCTCTCAGCCGAGATCGACTTCAAGAAAATTGAACTCTCCACCATCGGCAACCTGCTCCTAACTCCCGCGACGCGCATCGAGGACCTTGAAAGAGCCTGGGGAGAAATTCACGCCACCATCGAGCAGCTGGACAGGCGTCTGACCGGCTTAAACCAAAAACTGGACACCGTCGTGAGGCTCGAAGAGCAGGTGGCAGAGCAGCGGACGCTTGCCCAGCAACAACTCAATGCCCTGAAAGATGAGGACCGGCGCGCCCCCGAGGGCCAGGCCCTGATCGGCGACATCGAAGCCCTGATGCGCAGCCAGAAGCAGCGTGTGTCCATCCTGGCCGAGTTGCAATCCGGCTACCGTGAGGTGATCACCGGGCTCACGCAAACCCGGCAGGCGTTCAATGGCCTGAACGAAAAATTCGGCCAGGAGATCCAGACCAAAAAGCGCGCGGACCTCTTTCAGCGAACCGTCAATCCGCTGATCAGCCTCGGCTGGAAGAACATCGGCGGTGAACTGGCGCTTGTGGTTGAGAGGTTTCGCAAAATCGCCTCATGGGAGCATTGGCTGACGCTGTTGGGCTCGCTGCTGGCAAGCAGGGGGCTGTTGCCGCTAACCGCCGTGTTGCTCTATCTGCTATCCCTTATCCTGATTCTGCGCCTGCGGCGTTTCTGCCGGTGGCTCAGGGAAAAACCCTTCAGCGCCGAGTATCCCTGGCGCCGCATGGTCATCCGGCTTTTGGAAGGCAGCCTGCCGCTGCTGGGAACGCTGGTTTTCTTCTATCTTTTCTTTCATGCCCAAAAGCTCTTTGAAACCCTTCCGGTGCTCCAGGCAACCTTCTATTTTCTGCTGACACTGCTTTTCACCGGTTGGGGGCTTGGTTTCATTCGCCTGCAATCCCGACAAGACCCCCCGCTCCTTCCCACCGTCTGGCTACCCCACCTGAGACTCCTCCTGCGACTGGTTCGCGTCTTTGCAGCGGCCTATTGGCTACTGGATGTGGTGCTCGACTCCGGGGAGGTTCTCAAGACCTTGACCCGCATCGCTTTCGAGGCCGCCCTTTTGGTCTGGGTCTTTCGATTCCGGCCCCAATTCAGGGCCCAGCCCATGCCGGCGGTGGCCCCGGAGCTGTGGCAGAGGCTCCTTCGCCCGACGCTCTCGGCGCTGGCCTACATTATTTTCATCGGCGGGGTGGTTCTCGAGCTGGCCGGCTACGGTGCCCTGGCGCTCTATTGGTTCACCTCCTGGGGGAAGATCGCAGCGGCGCTTTTCTGGGGGGTGCTTTTTTTTCTGGTCCTGGGGGAGTGGGACCAGCGGTTCTACCACAGGCCCGAGGAGGACGATGCGCCCCAGAAACGGAAAGCCCAGCCCTTTCGCTGGGCCGTTTTTCAGCTCTGTTGGCTGGTTTGGGGCGGCCTGCTGGCGGTGTCGCTGGTCCTGGCCTGGAGCGGCACCCAGGCTGTTTTTTCGGGGCTTTTGCGCGTACTGCGCTTTCCCATCACTTTCGGGTCCTTTAGTTTCAACCTGATGGGCTTTTTGACAGCCGCCCTGATCCTGTTTTTCACCCATCTGCTGGCCCGTTTGTGCCGCCACCTGATGTCCACCCGGGTGCTCGCCCGCAGCGGGCTGGAACCCGGCCTGCAGAATTCGGTGATCAGCATCACGGTCTACCTGGTGTGGGGGTTGGGGGTGCTGGTGGCGCTGAACGCCTTCGGCGTGGGCGGCACATCCCTGACCGTGGCCTTCGGCGCCTTGAGCATCGGGCTGGGGTTCGGCCTGCAAAACATTTTCAACAATTTCATCAGCGGCATCATCCTGCTTTTCGAGCGGCCGATCCAGGTCGGCGACGCGGTGGAAATCAACGGCACCTGGGCGGAGGTCAAAAAAATCAACTTTCGCTCGACCGTCGTGCAAACTTACGACAACGCCTCGCTGATCATTCCCAACTCGGAGTTCATCAGCAGCCAGGTGACCAATTGGAGCTTCCGCGACCTCAGCCTGCGCATCAAGATCAGCGTCGGGGTCGCCTACGGATCCGACACGGAGCTGGTCCGCAGCAGCCTGCTGGAAATTGCCGATCGAACCGCCAAAGTGCGCCCCTATCCTCGCCCGGATGTGCTCTTCACCGATTTCGGGGACAGCGCCTTGATCTTCGTGCTGCGGGTCTGGACCGACGTGGACAGCATGCTCAATGTCGGCACGGCCATCCGCTTCGAAATCGACCGGGTCTTTCGCGAGCGCAAGATTGAAATCGCGTTTCCCCAGCGTGACGTTCACATTCGCTCCTGCGTCCCGGCGCAGCCCGCAAATACCTTCAGCGCCGATGGACTAACCCCGGAAAAAAAGCCACCCGCCCCACCGGCCGACCCCGGGATCAAACCAGAAACCGTCTGAAAAACTTCGCCGGGTGGCGAATTCGGGAAAATTGGAAACAGAAACCGGGCCCCACGCTCCCGTGAGGCCCGGTTTCTGTTTCGTATTCAGGTTAAGCCGCTTGGCTTTGAAACACGATGGCGCCGTTTTCCTCAACGGCCCGAACATGACTGCCGGGGCCGACACCGCCCTCCAGAATGGCCAGCGAGAGCGGATTTTCCAGGTATTTCTGGATGGCCCGTTTGAGTGGTCTGGCCCCGTAAAGCGGATCGTAGCCTTTTTCCGCCAGGAGTTTTTTGGCTCCCTCGGAGAGTTCCAGGGTGATCTGCCGTTCCGCCAGGCGCCGGCCCAGTCGTTGGATCTGGAGATCCACGATCCGGGCGAGCTGCGCGGGGGTCAGGTTGTGGAAGACAATGGTCTCGTCCACCCGGTTGAGAAATTCCGGCTTGAAGGTGGCCCGCAGGGCGTCCATCACCCGCCGCCGCATCTCCTCGGGCCGGGTCGCGCCGAGCTCCTGGATCCACTGGCTGCCGACGTTTGAAGTCATGATGATGATGGTGTTCTTGAAGTCCACCGTTCGCCCGTGGCCGTCGGTCATCCGGCCGTCGTCCAGAATCTGCAGCAGGATGTTGAACACCTCGGGGTGGGCTTTTTCGATTTCGTCGAACAGCACCACGGTGTAAGGCCTGCGGCGAACCGCCTCGGTCAGGTAGCCGCCCTCCTCGTAGCCGACGTAGCCCGGGGGTGCGCCGATCAGCCTGGCCACGGAGTGCTTCTCCATGAATTCCGACATGTCGATGCGCACCATGGCCTGGTCGCTGTCAAAGATGAAAGCCGCCAGGGCTTTGGCCAACTCGGTTTTGCCGACCCCCGTTGGTCCCATGAAGATGAAGGAGCCGATGGGCCGGTTGGGGTCCTGCAGGCCGCTGCGCGCCCGCCGCACGGCGTTGCAGACCGCTGTCACCGCCTCGTGCTGGCCGATGACGCGCTCCCCCAGCCGGTCTTCCATGCGCAGCAGCTTCTCGCGCTCGCCCTCCAGCATCTTGCTCACCGGGATCCCGGTCCACTTGGCGACCACCTCGGCGATATCCTCGTCGTCCACCTCCTCCTTGAGCATTTTGCGGTTTTCCTGAAGGGCCGCGAGATCCTGGTTGGCCTTCTCCAGCTGGCGGCCCAGTTCGTTCATCCGGCCGTAGCGGATCTCGGCCACCCGCGCCAGGTTCCCCTCGCGTTCGGCCTGCTGGGCCTCCACCCCGAGCTGCTCCTGGGTCTCCTTGATCTTGCGGATGGCCTGGATGAGGTCTTTTTCGTTCTGCCAGTGGGCCTTCATGGCCGTCATTTCCTCGCGCAGCTCGGCGGTCTCGGCTTCCAGTTTCGCCAACCGCTGGCCGGAGGCGGCGTCGGTCTCCTTTTTCAGCGCTTCGCGCTCGATCTCATTCTGGGTGATCTTGCGCTGGATCTCGTCGATCTCCAACGGCATGCTGTCGATTTCGATCCGCAGTCTGGAGGCGCACTCGTCGATCAGGTCGATGGCCTTGTCGGGCAGAAAGCGATCGGCGATGTAGCGGTCCGACAGGGTTGCAGCGGCCACGATGGCGGAGTCCTTGATGCGGACCCCGTGATGGACCTCGTATTTCTCCTTGAGGCCGCGCAGGATCGAGATGGTGTCCTCGACGCTGGGCTCCTGGACCAGAACGGGTTGGAACCTGCGCTCCAGGGCGGCGTCCTTTTCGATATACTTGCGGTATTCGTTGAGGGTCGTGGCCCCGACGCAGCGCAGGGTGCCCCGGGCGAGCGCCGGTTTGAGCATGTTGGAGGCATCCATGGCCCCCTCGGCGGCACCAGCGCCCACCAGGGTGTGCAGCTCGTCGATGAAGAGCACCACCTCACCCTCGGCGCGCTCTACTTCTTTCAAGACCGCCTTGAGACGGTCTTCGAATTCACCCCGGTATTTTGCGCCGGCGATCAGAGCCCCCATGTCCAGCGCCACCAGCCGGCGGTTTTTGAGGGTTTCGGAAACGTCCCCCTCCACGATCCGCTGGGCGAGCCCTTCGACGATGGCGGTTTTGCCCACCCCGGGTTCACCGATCAAAACCGGGTTGTTTTTGGTGCGGCGCGAGAGAACCTGAACAATGCGCCGGATTTCATCGTCGCGGCCGATGACCGGATCCAGCTTTCCCAAGCGCGCCAATTCGGTCAGGTCCCGGCTGAATTTGTCCAGGGCCTGATACTTTTCCTCCGGGTTGGGATCCGTAATGCGCTGGGCACCCCGGATGTCCTTCAGCACGGTCAAAATCATCTCGCGGGTGACGCCGCTGCGCCCCAGAATCCGCCCGGCTTGCCCACTCTTGTCGTCGGCCAGCGCCAGGAGAATATGTTCGACGCTGACATATTCATCCTTCATCTTCGAGGCTTCCGCGAACGCCGCCTCCAGCAGACTGTTGGTGCGCTGGGAAATGTAACGGTCGCCGCCGCCACTGACCTTGGGCAGCTTTTCCACCACCGCGGCCGCATCCCGAGCCACGGCATCGACCGAAACACCGAGCTTCTGCAGGATGGCCTGGGCCACGCCCTCTTTCTCGGCCAGCATGGCCACGAGCAGATGTTCCGGCTCGATCTGCTGGTTTTGGTTGCGGGCGGCCAGGGCCTGCGCTTCCTGGACCAGCTGCTGGGATTTCACCGTGAACTTGTCAAAACGCATAATCACCTCCAGAATTGCGTCAGAGTTACCCATCTGTTTGGATGGCACATTATTTGCTTACGGAAACTTAACCATTTATGGGTCTCTGTCAACCGCAGGGGGACGAGGGGAGAGGGTCCACGGGTGGGGAGGCCGGCTGAACCGGGAGGGAGGCGCCTGGAAGATAGAATCATTGGGTGAGCGGGGAAACCCGTATCACCATGAGGGGGTCTCAGGGGCCCGGCAAAAAAAATTGCTCCACCACGCTGTCCCTTTGGCCCGCCCCCGGCGTTACAACCAATCGGCACTGGATCCGGAAAGCGGCGTTGCAGACGCCCGGCAGAGGAATCAAACTCCGTTGCCACCACCCGGAATTCCGGGTTGCCCCAGGGTCAAAGGGCGGGGATGGGAAAGGGGCCGAGCCCCAACCCCCACCTGAAACGATGGGGTCGATTATTCCCCGATGGTTTTTTCCACGGCCTCCAGCCGCGCTTTACAGCGGATGCAATAGGTGGTGACGGGACGGGCCTTGAGACGATTGATGGAAATCTCTTCGCCACACATTTCACAGATCCCGTAGGTGCCGTCCTTGATGCGGTCGAGTGCGCTGATGATTTTCTTGAAAAGGCGGCTCTCCCGGTCCCGAATCCGGAGCAGAAAGTTGCGATCGCTTTCAAAGCTGGCCCGATCAGAGGGATCCGCCAGGTTGTCGCTCGGATCTTTCATTCCCAGGCGGGTGCTGTCCGCCTGCAGTAAAAGCTCCTCCATCCAGTTGGTCAATAGCGTTTTGAAGAAGTCGAGATCCTCTTCTTTCATCTTTTCTTCCGTTTCCGATGGGTCATTTGACTTTTCAGGCAGGCGCGACATGGCACTACTCCCCCGGCAGGATTTCAAAGGAGGAGACGGTGAGGATCTTGACGTCGTCCTCTTCTTCGACCGAGCCACTGACTTTGACCCTTTCGCCGATGTGGTTCAGGACCAGTTCGTTACCCTTTTCGTTGTCGGCCACCTCATAGGTCTGGCCGTCGTCGGCAACCACCTGGTAGCTGTCGTTAATCTCACCGGTGAGGGTGACCTGCTCGCCGCAAAAAACCACAGCAGGCCGGCACCCGATCCCATACATCAGCATCGCCAACACCAACAACAGGGCCTTGCTTTTTGCCACCGCCATCTTTCTTCCTCCGCCATGAAAGTGAAATTGATTCGACACACGGTCTGGAGCGCCCGGAATATGAGCGAAAGTTGCATTGCAACTAAAGTGCCAGTTCACGCTAAGGCACCTGTTGGTTTTTTCAACCCCTCAGCAAAACCGCCAGAGCAGTCATTTCAAGGGGGTTGACGCGGCCAGGGGGAATTTAAAATCAGAACGGCAAATTCCGCCGAACCTCCCGAGTTCCGGAGTTTGAACCCGAGTCAGAGGGATTAGCACGTTTTAATCAATAAAACCGGTTTGTTGTTTAATAAAAAGAACCGGGGAGGCTGTTTTCAACCCCTGCAGAACTTGAAGTTCCGAATTTTGCCCCATGGGCCCACCCCGTATGGGCATGACAGGGGCCCCAGTTCAATTTGGGGGGCGCTTCCGGCCGCGGATGCAAAAGCTGCCGGTCAACCGGTCCCACCAAAAAGATCTTTCCCCACCACGAACAGCGCTGTCTGGCACATGATTTGCTCTTTTCGAAGCAAGCTTCAGTTCCCCTCCCCGGCCGGCCGTTTATTTGGCGAACAGGTTGATCGCTCCATGGAAAAGATGATACGAATAAAAGGCATCGTCATTCCCATTGACTGGGATCCGGGGGGAAGGGTGGTGGCTGTTGCCATTGCAACCTACGATGAGGGCTTTTACCCGGTCGCCCTGCATGCCAAAGGGCCGGAGTTGATCGCCCACCTGCGCCAAACAATTCAGGCCGACGGCCGGATTGAAACCCGGGATGGTCACCAGACAATCAGGATTGATCGGTACACGCTCCTGGGGCCCATCCAAGCGGCCCTCTTTGCGGATGATCGCCCCCCGCCAAATCCGACCACCTGACGGAGGAATTCAAGATGACGCGCATTTCGAACAGACAGCTTCGGATTTCCATTTTTTTGCCGCTCGCGTTGCTCTGCTTGGCGGTTTTCGCAGCCCCGGCAATTGCGCAGAACGTGGTGGTGACCGTGGTGGGTGTTGTCACCGAGGACAGCCAACTGGTTGCCGATGACGGTGAAATTTACGAGGTCGCCGCCTCCCGCGAGGGGGAAGCCGTCAAGGAACTGTTGGACAAACGGGTTCAGGTCACCGGATCGGTTTCGGAGCAAAACGGGATCAAAATCATTGAGGTCACCTCCTACCAGGTCATCAAATGATTTTCCCCCAACGCGTTTGCATTTCCCGGCCACGGGCCAAACTGAAAGACAAAACGGGGCCATCATCGTCTTTTCAACCGAGGCCCTGAAGACCGGCAGTTCCCCTGCCCCCATCGCCGCCAAGTTGATCAAGCCCCATCGAAAAGGGGGCTGCGGTCTGCGCATCCCCCCATTTTCGCACCCAAAGCACAGTGTTTAAGCCGACCGTCCGCCAACGCCCCGGCGCCCTGCTTGGGCCGTTTTGAGGGTCAGCCATCGAAGTCGTCGTTGTTTCTGCGTCGACCGTGGCGCTTGCGCCCCTTGTCTTTCCATCCGGCCCCAGCGCTGTTTTCGGTTTTTTCCTTTTTTCGGCGACACTCCGGGCAACGCCTCGGGGTGTCGAACCCTTTTGCGTCGCAGCGCGCTTGCTCAGCCACCGTAAAAACAAAAGATTTTCCGCATTGCATGCAATCAAGAACCATGTCTTTCACAGCGTTCCTCATTCACCGGGAGTTTGGCCCCGGCAAGTTACAAAACCTCAAGTAGGCTAAAAGGCGCCCCCGGAACCATGCCTGGGGAGTGATCCGTGATTCAGGGGAAATGGGGGTTAGAATTCTTCGGATGCAGCAATCCATATGCCAAGATCAATCTTTTTCCGGCCAAGCACACAGTGGCCGGCCGCGCCCGGCTCGAACATCCAGCGCCGAGAAACCCGATTTTCCCCCCAAACAGGCGTTTATCAAGGTTTTGGAAATTTTGGCAACTTCGGCCTGAACGCTTATTGGGCCGGCGCGCAGGTGCTGGCAAGGCGCCGGTTCACCGGAGCACGGGGATCTGCCCCTCAAAACCTTGGCCGCGGCGTGAAAAAACCGGAACCGCGAATTCTGAAACCACGCCATTAACGCCATGCGACTGCACTTGCCGGCGAAAACCCAGCCAGCGCCGGCGGTATTCTTTGGATTGACTTTTCAGGAAATTACCAATATACAGACTACCCGATTAACCATTTGAATTTTTTCTTCATTTTTTCGTTACAACCACGGATGGGCCTCCCGGCTGGGCGGTGGGCCCGCCGCGGGAGGATCGAATGAAATCAGTCCTCATCGCCTCCTCGCAAACGGAAACCAGCTCCCGAATTCAGTCCCGGCTGAAAAATGAGTTCGCCATCGAGCGCGTGGCGACCCGCGCCGAGGCCTTGGCGGCGCTGCGGAGCAGACGACACGATTTGGTCTTTGTTGATCTTGAGGTCCTCTGCGAATCCGACCCGCAGGAGGATTTCACAGACGCCCTGCAGGCCTTCTGGCGCAGCCACCCCGCAACCAAGGTGGTGGTTGTCACACCCCAGGACACCCTGCGGGAAGCGGTCATGGCCGTCAAGGCCGGAGCCAGCGACTATATCCTGTGCCCCATCAATTCCGAAGAGCTTGCCTTTGTCACCCGCAAAATTTACGAAGCCTCCATCCGCCAATCCGAACTGGATTACCTGCGGGACCGCTTTTGGCAGGCAGAGGACCACGAAGTCCTGCAGACCCGCAGTGATGCGATGCGGCAGGTATTTTACAAAATCAGATCCGTTGCCCCGACCCGCAGCACTGTCCTTCTGGCCGGGGAAACCGGCACCGGCAAAAGTGTTCTGGCCAAGCTGATTCACCGCCACAGCAACCGCCGCGACTGTCAGTTCATAAGCGTCCACTGCGGCGCCATCCCCGACACCCTCCTGGAAAGTGAACTCTTCGGCCACGAGAAAGGCGCCTTTACCGGCGCCGTGCGCAAAAAACTCGGCAAGTTCGAAATTGCTAAAGGCGGGACGATTCTGCTGGATGAAATCGGCACCATCACCCCGGCGGCCCAGATAAAACTGCTGGGCATCCTGCAGGACGGGATTTTCCAACGAGTGGGAGGTGAAGACACCATCGACGCCAACGTGCGGGTGATCGCCGCCACGAATGCCAGCCTCAAGGAAATGGCGGAAAGCGGCACTTTTCGCAAAGACCTTTTTTACCGGCTCAATGTTTTTCCAATCGAGGTGCCGCCCCTGCGGGCGCGTCGGGAAGACATTCCTTTTTTCGTGGCCGGTTTCCTGGATAAGCTCAACAGGTTCCAATCCAAGGCGATTCATGAGGTACACCCCCAGGTTCTCGCTGCATTGCAGCGCTACAACTGGCCGGGAAACATCCGGGAACTGGAAAACCTGGTGGAGCGGGCCTACATATTGGAAAAATCGGCCGTGCTGACCCCCGAGAGTTTCCCCGGCGAATTGTTTGAATGCCTCCCCGCCTCAACCGAGATCCACCTTGACGCGGCGCTGGGGTTGGCCGAGGTCCGCCGGATCGGCATCGCCCAAATCGAACGGCGTTATCTCCAAGAGCTTCTCAGCCGTAACCACGGACGCATCAAACAGTCTGCCTTCCAAGCGGCCGTGACCACCCGCCAGCTTCACAAGCTTATGAAAAAACACGGCATCCGCAAAGAGGAATTCAAACATCGCCGTTAAAAACGGCCCAACCGGTGTCCTCACCGTCGCCCAGCCTGTGAGGGTTGGCCGTTCGCCGCGGACACTTCGGATCGGGTCGGTCTTTTGTAATACTTTTG from Desulfobacteraceae bacterium includes:
- a CDS encoding glycosyltransferase family 4 protein, encoding MKKNIGFIGTRFAGTDGVSLEASKWAEVLNSHNGHHCFWFAGELDKPAEQSLLVAEAHFHYPQNRWINERVFGHNVRKASVTETIHAVKSLLKVQINEFIERFQIDTLIAQNALTIPMHVPLGVALTEIIAETQIPTIAHHHDFYWERNRFLINAVGDYLRMAFPPNLPNMAHVVINSSAQEELALRTGISSSVIPNVFDFENPPVTADEDTVEFKKSIGLAPEDMIILQPTRIVQRKGIEHAIALVEELNDPRCKLIISHEAGDEGMEYFEWLKGNAQERNVDLRLLKTSALDASTPERDRAAAPHSLWDVYPHADFITYPSLYEGFGNAFLEAVYFRKPLLINRYTIFIKDIEPRGFDLVVMDGYLTRRNVQQVREILASPARRQQMVDHNYAIAARYFSYAVLRKQLNYLLMNFFGVEN
- a CDS encoding mechanosensitive ion channel: MRNQPHILTPAVLGRFAVLISLLILAACGVAHSQDAQSERPDFSSLEKTAQAALQAEKNALAKLEKSYPDQQKEIQDLSAEIDFKKIELSTIGNLLLTPATRIEDLERAWGEIHATIEQLDRRLTGLNQKLDTVVRLEEQVAEQRTLAQQQLNALKDEDRRAPEGQALIGDIEALMRSQKQRVSILAELQSGYREVITGLTQTRQAFNGLNEKFGQEIQTKKRADLFQRTVNPLISLGWKNIGGELALVVERFRKIASWEHWLTLLGSLLASRGLLPLTAVLLYLLSLILILRLRRFCRWLREKPFSAEYPWRRMVIRLLEGSLPLLGTLVFFYLFFHAQKLFETLPVLQATFYFLLTLLFTGWGLGFIRLQSRQDPPLLPTVWLPHLRLLLRLVRVFAAAYWLLDVVLDSGEVLKTLTRIAFEAALLVWVFRFRPQFRAQPMPAVAPELWQRLLRPTLSALAYIIFIGGVVLELAGYGALALYWFTSWGKIAAALFWGVLFFLVLGEWDQRFYHRPEEDDAPQKRKAQPFRWAVFQLCWLVWGGLLAVSLVLAWSGTQAVFSGLLRVLRFPITFGSFSFNLMGFLTAALILFFTHLLARLCRHLMSTRVLARSGLEPGLQNSVISITVYLVWGLGVLVALNAFGVGGTSLTVAFGALSIGLGFGLQNIFNNFISGIILLFERPIQVGDAVEINGTWAEVKKINFRSTVVQTYDNASLIIPNSEFISSQVTNWSFRDLSLRIKISVGVAYGSDTELVRSSLLEIADRTAKVRPYPRPDVLFTDFGDSALIFVLRVWTDVDSMLNVGTAIRFEIDRVFRERKIEIAFPQRDVHIRSCVPAQPANTFSADGLTPEKKPPAPPADPGIKPETV
- the clpB gene encoding ATP-dependent chaperone ClpB, which translates into the protein MRFDKFTVKSQQLVQEAQALAARNQNQQIEPEHLLVAMLAEKEGVAQAILQKLGVSVDAVARDAAAVVEKLPKVSGGGDRYISQRTNSLLEAAFAEASKMKDEYVSVEHILLALADDKSGQAGRILGRSGVTREMILTVLKDIRGAQRITDPNPEEKYQALDKFSRDLTELARLGKLDPVIGRDDEIRRIVQVLSRRTKNNPVLIGEPGVGKTAIVEGLAQRIVEGDVSETLKNRRLVALDMGALIAGAKYRGEFEDRLKAVLKEVERAEGEVVLFIDELHTLVGAGAAEGAMDASNMLKPALARGTLRCVGATTLNEYRKYIEKDAALERRFQPVLVQEPSVEDTISILRGLKEKYEVHHGVRIKDSAIVAAATLSDRYIADRFLPDKAIDLIDECASRLRIEIDSMPLEIDEIQRKITQNEIEREALKKETDAASGQRLAKLEAETAELREEMTAMKAHWQNEKDLIQAIRKIKETQEQLGVEAQQAEREGNLARVAEIRYGRMNELGRQLEKANQDLAALQENRKMLKEEVDDEDIAEVVAKWTGIPVSKMLEGEREKLLRMEDRLGERVIGQHEAVTAVCNAVRRARSGLQDPNRPIGSFIFMGPTGVGKTELAKALAAFIFDSDQAMVRIDMSEFMEKHSVARLIGAPPGYVGYEEGGYLTEAVRRRPYTVVLFDEIEKAHPEVFNILLQILDDGRMTDGHGRTVDFKNTIIIMTSNVGSQWIQELGATRPEEMRRRVMDALRATFKPEFLNRVDETIVFHNLTPAQLARIVDLQIQRLGRRLAERQITLELSEGAKKLLAEKGYDPLYGARPLKRAIQKYLENPLSLAILEGGVGPGSHVRAVEENGAIVFQSQAA
- the dksA gene encoding RNA polymerase-binding protein DksA, whose product is MKEEDLDFFKTLLTNWMEELLLQADSTRLGMKDPSDNLADPSDRASFESDRNFLLRIRDRESRLFKKIISALDRIKDGTYGICEMCGEEISINRLKARPVTTYCIRCKARLEAVEKTIGE
- a CDS encoding zinc-ribbon domain-containing protein gives rise to the protein MVLDCMQCGKSFVFTVAEQARCDAKGFDTPRRCPECRRKKEKTENSAGAGWKDKGRKRHGRRRNNDDFDG
- a CDS encoding sigma-54 dependent transcriptional regulator, whose translation is MKSVLIASSQTETSSRIQSRLKNEFAIERVATRAEALAALRSRRHDLVFVDLEVLCESDPQEDFTDALQAFWRSHPATKVVVVTPQDTLREAVMAVKAGASDYILCPINSEELAFVTRKIYEASIRQSELDYLRDRFWQAEDHEVLQTRSDAMRQVFYKIRSVAPTRSTVLLAGETGTGKSVLAKLIHRHSNRRDCQFISVHCGAIPDTLLESELFGHEKGAFTGAVRKKLGKFEIAKGGTILLDEIGTITPAAQIKLLGILQDGIFQRVGGEDTIDANVRVIAATNASLKEMAESGTFRKDLFYRLNVFPIEVPPLRARREDIPFFVAGFLDKLNRFQSKAIHEVHPQVLAALQRYNWPGNIRELENLVERAYILEKSAVLTPESFPGELFECLPASTEIHLDAALGLAEVRRIGIAQIERRYLQELLSRNHGRIKQSAFQAAVTTRQLHKLMKKHGIRKEEFKHRR